One window from the genome of Hippopotamus amphibius kiboko isolate mHipAmp2 chromosome 13, mHipAmp2.hap2, whole genome shotgun sequence encodes:
- the DUSP7 gene encoding dual specificity protein phosphatase 7 isoform X5, with translation MKNQLRGPPARAHMSASGVSAAGGTGAGSEPTAGSGSGTGTGSGAAAGAGAMPCKSAEWLQEELEARGGASLLLLDCRPHELFESSHIETAINLAIPGLMLRRLRKGNLPIRSIIPNHADKERFATRCKAATVLLYDEATAEWQPEPGAPTSVLGLLLQKLRDDGCQAYYLQGGFNKFQTEYSEHCETNVDSSSSPSGSPPTSVLGLGGLRISSDCSDGESDRELPSSATESDGSPVPSSQPAFPVQILPYLYLGCAKDSTNLDVLGKYGIKYILNVTPNLPNAFEHGGEFTYKQIPISDHWSQNLSQFFPEAISFIVYRNIVTRAHGQLQERKDSGTKKLQQPTTPPPLSI, from the exons ATGAAAAACCAGCTCCGCGGCCCCCCAGCGCGGGCGCACATGTCGGCCTCGGGGGTGTCGGCGGCTGGGGGCACCGGGGCAGGGTCGGAGCCCACTGCGGGGTCTGGTTCCGGCACCGGCACCGGGTCaggcgcggcggcgggcgcgggggcCATGCCCTGCAAGAGCGCCGagtggctgcaggaggagctggaggcgCGCGGCGGCGCGTCCCTGCTGCTGCTTGACTGCCGGCCGCACGAGCTCTTCGAGTCGTCGCACATCGAGACGGCCATCAACCTGGCCATCCCGGGCCTCATGCTGCGCCGCTTGCGCAAGGGCAACCTGCCCATCCGCTCCATCATCCCCAACCACGCCGACAAGGAGCGTTTCGCTACGCGCTGCAAGGCGGCCACCGTGCTGCTCTACGACGAGGCCACGGCCGAGTGGCAGCCAGAGCCCGGCGCTCCCACTTCGGTGCTTGGCCTTCTCCTGCAAAAGCTGCGCGACGACGGCTGCCAGGCCTACTACCTCCAAG GTGGTTTCAACAAGTTCCAGACAGAGTACTCAGAGCACTGTGAGACCAACGTGGACAGCTCGTCCTCTCCAAGTGGCTCGCCGCCCACCTCCGTCCTGGGCCTGGGGGGCCTACGCATCAGCTCTGACTGCTCAGACGGTGAGTCGGACCGAGAGCTGCCCAGCAGTGCCACCGAGTCAGACGGCAGCCCTGTGCCATCCAGCCAACCGGCCTTCCCCGTCCAGATCCTGCCCTACCTCTACCTCGGCTGCGCCAAGGACTCCACCAACCTGGATGTGCTCGGCAAGTACGGCATCAAGTATATCCTCAATGTCACGCCCAACCTGCCCAACGCTTTCGAGCACGGGGGCGAGTTCACCTACAAGCAGATCCCCATCTCTGACCACTGGAGCCAGAACCTCTCCCAGTTCTTCCCCGAGGCCATCAGCTTCATCG